A stretch of the Sulfurospirillum sp. UCH001 genome encodes the following:
- the aat gene encoding leucyl/phenylalanyl-tRNA--protein transferase: protein MATKILIPQLHSRDYTFPNPHDASSEGLLAWGGDLKPERLLRAYTRGVFPWFNEGDPILWWSPDPRLILFPSDIKISKSLAKSMKLYEIRYDTCFEDVMRQCLFTRLEKGEKSWISEALIKAFCALHSQGFAHSVETFFEGKLVGGLYGLYLGGVFCGESMFSTKRDASKVALVALCEKVRCLGGDFIDCQLPTDHLQSLGACVIERKKFLGMLENALENCTTKPW from the coding sequence GTGGCAACTAAGATACTTATTCCTCAGTTGCATTCGCGCGATTATACATTCCCTAATCCTCACGATGCAAGCTCTGAGGGCCTTTTAGCATGGGGAGGTGATCTCAAACCTGAGCGCCTCCTTCGTGCCTATACAAGAGGTGTTTTCCCATGGTTTAATGAAGGCGATCCGATTCTTTGGTGGTCGCCTGACCCTAGGCTTATTCTTTTTCCCTCAGACATCAAAATCTCCAAAAGTTTAGCCAAAAGTATGAAACTGTATGAAATACGTTATGACACCTGTTTTGAAGATGTGATGCGTCAATGCTTGTTTACGAGACTTGAAAAGGGAGAAAAAAGTTGGATTAGTGAGGCACTCATCAAAGCATTTTGTGCGTTACACTCACAAGGGTTTGCCCACTCAGTCGAAACATTTTTTGAGGGAAAATTGGTTGGAGGATTGTATGGACTCTATCTTGGTGGGGTTTTTTGCGGAGAATCGATGTTTTCCACAAAAAGAGATGCTTCAAAAGTTGCCTTAGTCGCGTTATGTGAAAAAGTGAGATGTTTAGGTGGAGACTTTATTGATTGTCAACTCCCCACTGACCATCTTCAGTCTTTAGGTGCGTGTGTGATAGAACGCAAGAAATTTTTAGGTATGTTAGAAAACGCTTTAGAAAATTGTACGACAAAACCGTGGTAA
- the secD gene encoding protein translocase subunit SecD gives MPSGVFNYRLVIFIISVIFGVGMSMPTFLQSEKGAKIALGLDLQGGLHMVLGVKTEEAIKSKVKSIASSIKFFAQTNDIIIDDFRLDEEVLSFTLLDKDEEKKLDEMLKTVSGLHINKEALKYTLNLEEKEKTLIKEYAISQAVETIRNRLDQFGLAEPNVAKQGMDKIVVELPGIKTAEEEQRARELIAKAAHLQLMAVDEKRRDRANNMSPTEAAQYGDVILSDARGDNIRHVLKEIPIIDGSMLTDAKVAFSDMHQPVINFTLNSEGAKIFGDFTANNVGNRLAIVLDNKVYSDPVIRERIGGGSGQISGGFSVKEAHDVAIALRSGALLAPVTLLEKRSVGPSLGADSIKASSIALVSGFFLIVGFLIMYYHMAGVFASIALFVNFLLLIAIMALFGATLTLPGMAGIVLSLGMAVDANVIITERIRELLRQGVTIRQSVEKGYENAMSAIVDGNLTLAVSSVILYVYGTGPIKGFAISMLIGNLISMLTAILGTHGMYVALMSYIEKNHSINFWFGMKKRGH, from the coding sequence ATGCCTAGTGGTGTATTTAACTACCGTTTAGTCATTTTCATTATTTCAGTAATTTTTGGAGTAGGCATGTCAATGCCTACTTTCTTGCAAAGTGAAAAAGGGGCTAAAATTGCGTTAGGCCTTGATCTTCAGGGCGGTCTTCATATGGTTTTAGGTGTCAAAACGGAAGAAGCTATCAAATCCAAAGTAAAGTCTATTGCATCAAGTATTAAATTTTTTGCGCAAACCAATGACATTATTATTGATGACTTTCGTCTTGATGAAGAGGTGCTCTCTTTTACACTTCTTGACAAAGATGAAGAGAAAAAATTGGATGAGATGCTCAAAACCGTTAGTGGTTTGCATATCAACAAAGAAGCTCTTAAATACACACTTAACTTAGAAGAGAAAGAGAAAACTCTCATTAAAGAGTATGCTATTTCTCAAGCAGTAGAGACAATTCGTAACCGTTTGGACCAATTTGGTTTGGCTGAACCAAATGTTGCAAAGCAAGGTATGGATAAAATTGTTGTGGAACTGCCTGGTATTAAAACAGCAGAAGAAGAACAACGTGCACGTGAATTAATCGCTAAAGCAGCACACTTACAACTTATGGCAGTGGATGAAAAACGACGTGATCGTGCAAATAACATGAGTCCAACAGAAGCTGCACAGTATGGTGATGTTATTTTAAGTGATGCGAGAGGTGACAACATTCGTCACGTTCTTAAAGAAATCCCTATTATTGATGGTAGTATGTTGACTGATGCGAAAGTAGCATTTAGCGATATGCATCAACCTGTCATCAATTTTACGCTCAATTCTGAGGGTGCAAAAATCTTTGGTGATTTTACAGCCAACAATGTCGGTAATCGTTTAGCGATTGTTTTGGATAACAAAGTCTATTCTGATCCTGTTATTCGTGAGCGTATTGGTGGAGGAAGTGGTCAAATCAGTGGTGGCTTTAGTGTTAAAGAAGCACACGACGTAGCAATCGCTCTTAGAAGTGGAGCTCTTTTAGCCCCTGTAACGCTTCTTGAAAAACGAAGTGTAGGACCATCTTTGGGTGCAGATAGTATCAAAGCAAGTTCTATCGCATTGGTTTCTGGCTTTTTCCTCATTGTCGGATTTTTGATTATGTACTACCATATGGCGGGTGTATTTGCGAGTATTGCATTGTTCGTAAACTTCCTTTTATTGATTGCCATTATGGCTCTTTTTGGGGCAACACTGACATTGCCTGGTATGGCGGGTATTGTTTTAAGTCTGGGTATGGCGGTTGATGCAAACGTTATTATTACGGAACGTATTCGCGAGCTTTTACGGCAAGGTGTGACCATTAGACAATCGGTTGAAAAAGGGTATGAAAACGCGATGAGTGCTATTGTTGATGGTAACTTAACCCTAGCCGTTTCTTCAGTTATTCTTTATGTCTATGGTACAGGTCCTATTAAAGGCTTTGCGATCAGTATGCTCATTGGTAACTTGATTTCAATGCTTACAGCAATTCTTGGAACACATGGTATGTATGTGGCGTTGATGTCTTACATTGAGAAAAACCATAGTATCAATTTTTGGTTTGGTATGAAAAAGAGAGGTCACTAA
- the metK gene encoding methionine adenosyltransferase, with amino-acid sequence MEHTKHYLFTSEVVSPGHPDKCADIIADSIVDTLLIADKNSRVASEVFVAGKHVIIGGEVNTKSILSFADYEKIVKDALIKIGYDGKSAFTKEQCLYPDEVKVQVLLNQQSSDINQGVDQESGEIGAGDQGIMFGFASAETADFMPAAITYARMLCDKVYNYALKHNHKLGVDIKTQVTVDYGSKQNFEECKPQKIHTIVVSAPSNENMPIEEVRALIKGLIDDTGLPTDLYDPNDTIIHINPTGRYVNHSSLHDSGLTGRKLIVDSFGGYSPIGGGAQSSKDYTKVDRSGLYAARWIAKHIVAAGLAKKCSVQLSYAIGVAKPVSVAVDTFGTYTSASDDELSAFVLETFSLTPRWITNKFGLDKPSEDTFLYADVAARGQVGQSDYPWEQLDSLEIFKALKK; translated from the coding sequence ATGGAACACACAAAACACTACCTTTTTACCTCTGAAGTGGTAAGTCCAGGTCACCCTGACAAATGTGCTGACATCATTGCGGATAGCATTGTTGACACACTTTTAATTGCTGATAAAAATTCACGCGTAGCGAGTGAAGTTTTTGTTGCAGGTAAACACGTTATCATTGGTGGCGAAGTCAATACCAAAAGTATTCTCTCTTTTGCAGATTACGAGAAGATCGTTAAAGATGCACTCATTAAAATTGGTTATGATGGAAAATCTGCTTTTACAAAAGAGCAATGCCTTTATCCAGATGAAGTAAAAGTTCAAGTGCTTCTTAATCAACAAAGTAGCGATATCAATCAAGGTGTTGATCAAGAAAGTGGCGAAATTGGTGCAGGTGACCAAGGAATTATGTTTGGTTTTGCTTCAGCTGAAACGGCTGATTTTATGCCAGCAGCGATTACGTATGCACGTATGCTATGCGACAAAGTTTATAACTATGCACTCAAACACAACCACAAACTAGGCGTTGATATTAAGACACAAGTCACTGTGGATTATGGTTCAAAGCAAAATTTTGAAGAGTGTAAACCACAAAAAATTCATACTATTGTAGTTTCTGCTCCATCAAATGAAAATATGCCAATTGAAGAAGTCCGCGCATTAATCAAAGGCTTGATTGATGATACAGGCCTTCCAACTGATTTATACGATCCAAACGATACTATCATTCATATCAACCCAACAGGTCGTTATGTTAATCATAGCTCACTTCATGATTCTGGTTTAACAGGACGTAAGCTTATCGTTGATAGCTTTGGAGGATATTCGCCTATCGGTGGTGGTGCACAATCAAGTAAAGACTATACAAAAGTAGATCGTAGTGGATTGTATGCTGCTCGTTGGATTGCAAAACATATCGTAGCTGCAGGCCTTGCTAAAAAATGTTCAGTTCAACTTTCTTATGCGATTGGTGTAGCAAAACCAGTTTCTGTAGCAGTTGATACCTTTGGAACTTATACCAGTGCAAGTGATGATGAACTCTCTGCATTTGTACTAGAGACATTTAGCTTAACACCACGTTGGATCACCAATAAGTTTGGTTTGGATAAACCAAGCGAAGATACCTTCTTGTACGCAGATGTTGCTGCTCGTGGACAAGTCGGTCAAAGTGATTATCCATGGGAACAGCTCGATAGTTTAGAAATCTTTAAAGCACTTAAAAAGTAA
- the leuS gene encoding leucine--tRNA ligase, with translation MQYNPLELEKKWQQTWDQTNAFEPLADMNKKKKYILSMFPYPSGRIHMGHVRNYTIGDAIARHHRKNGFNVLHPIGWDSFGMPAENAAIKHGVHPKKWTYENIDYMRKELASLGLSFSKKREFAASDVLYTKHEQRIFIEMFNKGLVYQKSATLNWCNTCQTVLANEQVEEGCCWRCDNPVEQRLLPGYYLKITQYAQELLDDCEKLRAGWPNQVLTMQENWIGRSEGLEFSFELTDSSKAKLNHQFENYKVFTTRPDTIYGVSYSALAPEHPIVNHLITHKLLSEDKIAQIKKMQSVGARDRAQAPKEGVSLEIDVIHPLTGKNVPVWVANFVLIEYGGGAVMAVPAHDERDFEFATKYDLAIIQSIENGTLFDGNTATTEYGTLVNSGEFSGLDSKSAQKAIIAHFEAKKMGTKVINYKLRDWGISRQRYWGAPIPMIHCPKCGLVPEKFENLPVALPDDVEIKGEGNPLDKHPTWKFTKCPCCGEDAIRETDTMDTFFQSSWYFLRYTTDPSLWNDAPFDKASANYWMNVDQYIGGIEHAILHLLYSRFFTKVLRDLGYVSCDEPFANLLTQGMVLKDGSKMSKSKGNTVDPDAIIKTYGADTARLFILFAAPPQKELEWNDSAVEGAFRFLKRFAQKSENALACTSIPSINHASLSKESKYARKKVYEALKKSNEIYEGSYTFNTLIAACMEALNALSDQNDSAVWSEGYFILLNLLEPIVPHVCWEMSEALFGCKNLVPLEIKEEVFVEESMILAVTVNGKKRSEIEVETSISKEEALRLGKESVTKWLEGCELIKEIYVPNKLINLVVK, from the coding sequence ATGCAATACAATCCTTTAGAACTCGAAAAAAAATGGCAGCAAACATGGGATCAAACCAATGCGTTTGAACCCCTTGCTGATATGAATAAAAAGAAAAAATATATTTTAAGTATGTTCCCATATCCTAGTGGGCGTATTCACATGGGGCATGTTCGTAACTATACGATTGGTGATGCAATTGCGCGTCATCACCGTAAAAATGGCTTCAATGTCCTTCATCCTATTGGTTGGGATAGTTTTGGTATGCCCGCTGAAAATGCAGCGATCAAACATGGTGTTCATCCTAAAAAATGGACCTATGAGAACATAGATTACATGCGTAAAGAACTCGCATCATTGGGACTTTCTTTCTCGAAAAAAAGAGAATTTGCGGCAAGTGATGTACTGTATACTAAACATGAACAACGCATTTTCATTGAGATGTTTAATAAAGGATTGGTCTATCAAAAAAGCGCAACGCTTAATTGGTGTAATACGTGTCAAACCGTTTTAGCAAACGAGCAAGTCGAAGAAGGATGCTGCTGGAGATGTGATAATCCCGTAGAACAACGTCTTCTTCCTGGCTATTACCTCAAAATTACTCAATATGCACAAGAACTTTTAGATGATTGTGAAAAACTCCGTGCTGGTTGGCCAAATCAAGTTTTAACAATGCAAGAAAATTGGATTGGTAGAAGTGAAGGTTTAGAGTTTTCATTTGAACTTACTGATTCTTCTAAAGCTAAACTTAACCATCAATTTGAAAACTATAAAGTGTTTACGACGCGACCAGATACCATCTATGGTGTTAGTTATTCAGCCTTAGCACCTGAGCATCCTATTGTCAACCATTTGATAACGCATAAATTGCTCAGTGAAGATAAAATTGCTCAGATTAAAAAAATGCAAAGTGTTGGAGCGAGAGATCGTGCACAAGCCCCAAAAGAGGGTGTGAGTCTAGAAATAGATGTTATTCACCCACTGACTGGTAAAAATGTACCTGTTTGGGTTGCGAACTTTGTCTTAATCGAATACGGTGGAGGCGCTGTTATGGCAGTTCCTGCACACGATGAACGTGATTTTGAGTTTGCAACGAAGTATGACTTAGCAATTATTCAGAGTATTGAAAATGGTACACTCTTTGATGGAAATACCGCGACCACTGAATACGGTACACTGGTTAATTCGGGTGAATTTAGCGGACTTGATTCTAAAAGCGCTCAAAAAGCGATTATTGCTCATTTTGAAGCTAAAAAAATGGGTACAAAAGTTATTAATTATAAACTTCGCGATTGGGGTATTAGCCGACAACGCTATTGGGGTGCACCGATTCCGATGATCCACTGCCCAAAATGTGGACTGGTACCTGAAAAATTTGAAAATCTTCCTGTTGCACTTCCTGATGATGTAGAGATCAAAGGCGAAGGAAATCCTCTCGATAAACATCCAACGTGGAAATTTACAAAATGCCCTTGTTGTGGTGAGGATGCAATTCGTGAAACCGATACCATGGATACGTTTTTCCAATCCAGTTGGTACTTCTTACGCTATACAACTGATCCATCTTTGTGGAATGATGCTCCATTTGATAAAGCAAGCGCGAATTATTGGATGAATGTCGATCAGTATATTGGTGGTATTGAACATGCCATTTTACATCTTCTTTATTCACGTTTCTTTACGAAAGTATTGCGTGATTTAGGTTATGTAAGTTGTGATGAACCGTTTGCCAATCTTTTAACCCAAGGTATGGTGCTTAAAGATGGTTCTAAAATGAGCAAAAGCAAAGGCAATACCGTTGATCCTGATGCGATTATTAAAACCTATGGAGCTGATACGGCGCGTCTTTTTATTCTCTTCGCAGCGCCTCCTCAAAAAGAGCTTGAGTGGAATGATAGTGCTGTGGAAGGCGCATTTAGATTCTTAAAACGTTTTGCACAGAAAAGTGAAAATGCATTGGCATGTACGTCTATTCCTAGTATCAACCATGCTTCACTTTCTAAAGAATCTAAGTATGCACGTAAAAAAGTGTATGAAGCTCTTAAAAAGTCTAATGAAATTTATGAAGGAAGTTACACCTTCAATACTTTGATCGCAGCATGTATGGAAGCATTAAATGCTTTGAGTGATCAAAATGATTCAGCCGTTTGGAGTGAAGGGTATTTTATTCTTCTGAACCTCTTAGAACCGATTGTTCCACATGTTTGTTGGGAAATGAGTGAAGCACTTTTCGGATGTAAAAATTTAGTACCTCTTGAAATTAAAGAAGAAGTTTTTGTGGAAGAGAGTATGATTTTAGCAGTGACTGTCAATGGTAAAAAACGCTCAGAAATTGAAGTGGAAACTTCTATCTCAAAAGAAGAAGCACTGCGCCTTGGAAAAGAGAGTGTTACAAAATGGTTAGAAGGATGTGAACTCATTAAAGAGATTTATGTCCCCAATAAATTGATTAACTTGGTGGTAAAGTAA
- a CDS encoding apolipoprotein N-acyltransferase: MKKNLEIYFTRIYIIKAFVIALLLSAFIYLDYFGLTFRPLNSLLAIAGFYLLLGQNRIVWFWSGLSIGLLWFYWISFSFVYYELSFLIPFVILGIALVYALLFWVIGRFGYSIYLQLPLLFGVSFVDPFGFNWLKLEVILIDTYFSTTHLAFGLFLSSIALFKALSKWFKSLAFLPLIAALSVWYTPSSLTLPELNVAIPSMHIPQSQRWDAAYQKEAIDLNFKLIEQAISEKKELIIFPESAFPLYLNRAPALIKALKEYSHNITIVTGSLTYEEDQGFFNSSYLFQKGEMQIAHKIVLVPFGEEVPFPAFIVEIINKLFFDGAKDYQKAKAPQDFIINDIPFRSAICYEGTNDKLFEGNPKQMIVISNNAWFSPSTEQTLQYLLLRLYAKKYQTVIYHSANSGKSGVIVP; encoded by the coding sequence GTGAAAAAAAATTTAGAGATATATTTTACCCGCATTTACATAATAAAAGCCTTTGTTATAGCACTCTTGCTTTCAGCTTTTATTTATCTTGACTATTTTGGTTTGACCTTTCGTCCCCTTAATTCACTCTTAGCCATTGCTGGGTTTTACCTTCTTTTAGGGCAAAATCGAATCGTTTGGTTTTGGAGTGGTCTTTCTATTGGGCTCTTATGGTTTTACTGGATTAGTTTTAGCTTTGTCTATTATGAGTTAAGCTTTCTTATTCCTTTCGTTATTCTAGGTATAGCTCTTGTTTATGCACTTTTATTTTGGGTTATTGGACGTTTTGGGTATTCTATATATCTGCAATTACCACTCCTATTTGGCGTGAGTTTTGTAGACCCTTTTGGATTTAATTGGTTAAAACTCGAAGTCATTTTAATCGATACTTATTTTTCAACAACGCACCTTGCATTTGGACTTTTTTTAAGCAGCATTGCCCTTTTCAAGGCTCTTTCAAAATGGTTTAAAAGCCTTGCATTTTTACCACTTATCGCAGCGCTTTCTGTATGGTATACACCCTCTTCTCTTACATTACCAGAACTCAATGTTGCTATACCTTCAATGCATATTCCTCAATCACAGCGTTGGGATGCCGCATATCAAAAAGAGGCAATTGATCTCAATTTTAAATTGATTGAACAAGCCATATCTGAAAAAAAAGAACTTATTATTTTCCCAGAAAGTGCATTTCCACTTTACCTCAATCGTGCCCCAGCACTTATCAAAGCACTCAAGGAATATTCGCATAACATTACTATTGTCACAGGTTCTTTAACCTACGAAGAAGATCAAGGATTTTTCAATTCGTCATACCTCTTTCAAAAAGGAGAAATGCAGATAGCACATAAGATTGTTCTCGTTCCTTTTGGAGAAGAGGTACCCTTTCCTGCTTTTATCGTTGAAATCATCAATAAGCTCTTTTTTGATGGCGCCAAAGATTATCAGAAAGCAAAAGCACCACAAGACTTCATCATCAATGACATTCCTTTTAGAAGCGCTATTTGTTATGAAGGAACGAACGATAAACTGTTTGAAGGAAATCCTAAACAGATGATCGTCATTAGCAATAACGCATGGTTTAGCCCTTCTACAGAGCAAACATTGCAGTATTTATTGCTACGATTGTATGCGAAAAAATACCAAACTGTGATTTATCACAGTGCAAATAGTGGGAAAAGTGGCGTGATCGTACCATAA
- the yajC gene encoding preprotein translocase subunit YajC produces the protein MQGSASLLSSLLPLVVLFAIFYFLVIRPQQKQVKKHKEMLDALQKGDKVITSGGLICEVVKPEEDSIKVKLNDDGVIVKVAREYIAKKIDA, from the coding sequence ATGCAAGGTTCTGCAAGTTTACTCTCTTCTTTACTTCCACTCGTTGTTCTTTTCGCAATTTTTTATTTTCTTGTGATTAGGCCTCAGCAAAAACAGGTAAAAAAACACAAAGAAATGCTTGACGCTCTTCAAAAGGGAGACAAAGTCATTACCAGTGGTGGTTTGATCTGTGAAGTTGTGAAACCTGAAGAAGATTCTATCAAAGTTAAGCTTAATGATGATGGCGTCATAGTGAAGGTTGCAAGAGAATACATCGCAAAGAAAATCGATGCCTAG
- a CDS encoding AEC family transporter — protein sequence MMIEQVAPVFIFVALGYLFKKIKHDISEALTEFVIYFSLPALALSKIRHMTFSHEVFLIIVIAYITMALSLFLGYVAGRYLKLDKQNLVTIMVIVGFGNTGFVGFSYIESFYSLHAVSYALVYDQIGTFIALMTFGVALIAWGGGREQRVRDVAKQMVFSPPLLAIVVAVYFQGTEFPVLIETILDKFQATLIPLVTGIVGMKLEFRTLSLYFKENMVALSLKMVVAPFIMLIGLYFFADLKAEWVKVTLLETAMPPMTMAVVFGIRGGLNRELLINALALGILFSFVSIGLWNFIISQVI from the coding sequence ATGATGATTGAACAAGTTGCTCCCGTCTTTATTTTTGTTGCCTTAGGGTATCTTTTTAAAAAAATCAAACACGATATTTCAGAAGCTTTAACCGAGTTTGTGATCTATTTCTCATTGCCTGCATTGGCTCTTTCTAAAATACGCCACATGACGTTTAGCCATGAAGTTTTTCTCATTATCGTGATTGCTTACATTACGATGGCGCTTTCGCTTTTTCTGGGGTATGTAGCAGGGCGTTATCTGAAGTTGGACAAGCAAAATCTCGTGACGATAATGGTCATAGTCGGTTTTGGAAACACGGGCTTTGTTGGCTTTTCATATATTGAATCATTTTATTCTTTACACGCGGTTAGTTATGCGTTGGTGTATGATCAAATTGGTACGTTTATCGCTTTGATGACGTTTGGTGTTGCCCTAATCGCATGGGGCGGTGGCAGAGAACAGCGTGTGCGTGATGTGGCAAAACAGATGGTTTTTTCTCCTCCATTGCTTGCTATCGTTGTTGCGGTCTATTTTCAAGGGACAGAGTTTCCCGTGCTCATTGAAACGATTCTCGATAAATTTCAAGCCACACTTATTCCTTTGGTAACAGGTATTGTGGGAATGAAGTTAGAATTTCGTACCTTGTCACTGTATTTTAAAGAAAACATGGTTGCCCTAAGCCTAAAAATGGTTGTAGCACCGTTTATTATGCTTATAGGACTTTACTTTTTTGCGGATTTAAAAGCGGAATGGGTCAAAGTAACATTGCTAGAAACAGCGATGCCTCCCATGACTATGGCAGTCGTTTTTGGTATTCGAGGAGGACTTAATCGAGAATTGCTCATTAATGCCTTGGCGCTCGGTATTCTCTTCTCATTTGTAAGTATTGGTTTATGGAATTTCATTATTTCGCAAGTAATCTAA
- the secF gene encoding protein translocase subunit SecF: MEFFSKGKIYNFMKYGRLFVLSTLFLAFVSIVLVFTKGFNYGVDFVGGTVVQLKYEQAAPLDKIREDLAKDKMFAGALITEFGSPEEIVIRFSAVSDSVGQDVGDHIKSALKDTGSFDIRKVDIVGPKIGSELRTKGIISAVLAMIGILIYVAVRFEWKFAIASIITLAHDITITLGAIILFDIEFSLDVLAAVLTLIGYSLNDTIIIFDRIREELEETKNTNFSQIIDICVSKTLSRTTITSLLVFFVVLTLYVFGGEIIHGFSFTMLLGVIIGTYSSIFISAPFLTLIGFNVEKYKAKIALKEKNRIEKEKMRSQYEKGTV, encoded by the coding sequence ATGGAATTTTTTTCAAAAGGTAAAATTTATAATTTTATGAAGTATGGACGTCTCTTTGTCCTATCAACACTTTTTTTAGCTTTTGTTTCTATTGTTCTTGTTTTTACAAAAGGATTTAATTACGGTGTTGATTTTGTAGGCGGAACAGTTGTTCAACTCAAATATGAACAAGCAGCTCCACTCGATAAAATCAGAGAAGATCTCGCAAAAGATAAAATGTTCGCTGGCGCGCTTATTACCGAGTTTGGATCACCAGAAGAGATCGTTATCCGCTTTTCTGCAGTCAGTGATAGTGTAGGTCAAGATGTTGGTGATCATATTAAATCTGCTTTAAAAGATACAGGTTCTTTTGATATCCGAAAAGTAGATATCGTTGGTCCAAAAATCGGAAGTGAGTTACGAACAAAAGGTATTATATCTGCAGTGTTAGCGATGATTGGTATTTTGATTTATGTTGCGGTTCGTTTTGAATGGAAATTTGCAATTGCTTCCATCATAACATTAGCACATGATATCACCATTACACTTGGCGCTATTATTTTATTTGACATAGAATTTAGTCTTGATGTTTTAGCCGCTGTTTTAACGCTGATTGGTTATTCTTTGAATGATACTATTATCATTTTTGACCGTATTCGTGAAGAGCTTGAAGAGACGAAAAATACGAATTTCTCTCAAATTATTGATATTTGTGTTTCAAAGACACTTTCACGTACGACGATTACCTCGTTGCTTGTTTTCTTTGTTGTATTAACCCTCTATGTGTTTGGTGGAGAGATTATTCACGGCTTTAGCTTTACAATGTTACTAGGTGTTATCATCGGTACATACAGTTCTATCTTTATCTCAGCTCCATTCTTGACACTCATTGGTTTTAATGTTGAAAAATATAAAGCGAAGATTGCGTTGAAAGAGAAAAATAGAATAGAAAAAGAAAAAATGCGTTCACAGTATGAAAAAGGTACCGTTTAA
- the lptE gene encoding LPS assembly lipoprotein LptE, with protein MKQLFLGFLIAVVISGCGYKPSSYYAKQALGDRLYAEVTISRQDPRNSVLIKDAVNEAIVSRFGGKLVTKEQADSILRVNIQSISFSPTVYDTYGYVIAYKTTVVLAMQYENADKKIEKLTATGEYDFSIEANSVISDTNRFEAIRYAANDALDEFVSKIAIKGLRNGNNN; from the coding sequence ATGAAACAACTTTTTCTTGGATTCTTAATAGCAGTAGTGATTAGTGGATGCGGGTATAAACCGTCTTCTTATTATGCAAAACAAGCATTGGGAGATAGGCTTTATGCGGAAGTAACCATTTCAAGGCAAGATCCAAGAAACAGTGTTCTTATTAAAGATGCTGTCAATGAAGCCATTGTAAGTCGTTTCGGTGGTAAGTTGGTTACAAAAGAACAAGCGGATAGTATTTTACGCGTCAATATTCAAAGTATCTCTTTTTCTCCAACAGTGTATGATACATATGGTTATGTTATTGCTTACAAAACAACAGTTGTCTTAGCAATGCAGTATGAAAATGCCGACAAAAAAATTGAAAAATTAACAGCCACAGGAGAGTATGACTTCTCTATTGAAGCCAATAGTGTTATCTCCGACACAAATCGCTTTGAAGCTATCCGTTATGCAGCAAACGATGCTTTAGATGAGTTTGTCTCTAAAATTGCGATTAAAGGATTGCGCAATGGCAACAACAATTAA